GTAatttttttatatactgtagtagccTTAATAGTTACTGTGTAAACAGCTAATGGCAAAGGCAAACAGAGTCAAATTTAACATCCTTCAAAGCTGTGCCCATGTAATAACACAAACATCAGTTTTCATGTATGAGAAGTACAATAATGTGAATTACCAGCTGCTTAACAGAGTTCTGCTGCTCTTGCATTATGCTCATACAAGCTGTGGCTTTCTCCTTTGTGGAATACATGTCCTGCCCCTGGTCGTCATAATTCAGTGGGCTTAGCATAGTCTGGAAACGTGTAAATGAAATTAGtatgttaaaataaaagcacagtttagAAAAGTATTTCATGAAAAGAGAGTTGTACCTCGTTTGGTAAATTAGCTTTCCTGTTGAACATGAGGGAATAAGGGGTGAACTTGGTCGTAGGGTTGGTGGATGTTCGGAAGAGAAAAAGCACAGGTTCTAGAAAGTCATCCCATTCAGCTTGCTTCTCCGCTATCATTTGCACAATGGCCTCTTTCAGTAAAGGACCCGTGCAGTCATGGAGCGggttgagctgcagctgatccacagAAGAAATCTTCTGCACAATACTCCACCTGTCACGCAGCAGCCTGGTCACCTGGAACACATCCGTATAAAtcatgaaacaaaaaaatgccACAGCCCTGCAAACTCTTCAGTAAAATAATAAACcgtatatataatttattttttttaactaaccATGTGTTTCATATCTCACCTCATCACAGAAGTCAGCATTCTGTGTGCAAACTATTGATTTGGGGGCACCAAATCTGATTGAGAACAGCAGAATgagtttattgttattataaaatTTATAGACATCACAGTACATAACAAATTACATAGAGAGTAGATTTCAATGAAAGACCTACTTGTATATGCATTTGGAGATGCATCTTGTAACAGACAGAGCATCTGTCTTCTGCAGTGGAAAAGCCTCTGGCCATTTACTGAAATAATCAATAATGACGGTGACATAAGCATTGCCTTGCTGGGTTTCTGCAACAGGCCCTGTAAACAAGGAGATCCACCAGATCTCAAATTCTGAAGAGAAATCCAACAGCAGGGAAAAAAACTATTGATGATGTTAAATTGTGCAAAAACCTATGATGTCAATTCCAATAATATCCCAAGGTGCATCCACTTTAATAGGCCGAACCATTCTTGCTAGGCTCTTGCTCCGCTCAGTGCGCTGACACGTTTCACAAACTTTAATCTGAAAGAGTCAGCACAAAAGGCTTTAcaaataattactgtttttGCACCATTGATGTTAACAGAACAGCAGACATGTAGACATTTTGTACCCAGTCCACAACATCCTTGATGATGCCCAGCCAGTAGTACTTGCTCTGAATTCTGTGGACTGTCTTCTTTTGGCCTAAGTGATGGCCAATGTCATTAAAGTGGCAGTCCAGAAAAATCTGCCTCTTCCTTTCAGCCTCAATCACCacctccctcttctcctctttcttggGTCCCACATAGTACAGCTTTCCCTCTTGGGTGCAGAGAACATGTGAGATCACAAATGACATTATTACCTAAATTGCCaatattttaaacaaaatacTTCTATGAACGTAAAAGTGAACAGAACACAAAACTCTGTTTAGAACGTGGCTTCTCAAAAATGTAGATTAATGTAAATTAGGAGCGCTTAAAAAGGAGCCGAATCTGTTGAACAGCTGATCTCGCTTTGACACACCCTTGTTCACAACACCCCTACAGaatgtacgtacacacacaactGCTTTTAAAAGGGGCAGCTTTAAAGTACAATATTATCATTCACAAAATAGCTCGCTAGTTTCAAATTAACCGTTTTCATTTGTAGTTTCTTAAGACAGCAAGTACACTGCACTAGTATTAAAAGCTCTTACCGTCAATTATAAATCTTTGGGCGTATCTTTTGAGATTCTTCTTTCGTAAAGGATTCATCGTCTGAGGAAAGCAGCCTTTAGACACAAAAGTGTAAATATCACCGAGTTTATTAGAGCTGGACtcaaccacctcctcctcagccacTAGCAACGACTCCGCGCTTAACATTTCAGCTGACTCTTTACAAATTAGTTAAGTAATTATAAGTCTCGACAAGCATAAATGATGTGACTTTCAATCGGCATAGTTATAGCAGTGATAGGGAAGGCTTATAACGACAAATAACCAGCAACATCACAACAAGGAAACAGTAGAACGTGCGACGCGCTCtcgtttcttcttctccttctttttcatCGGTACACTACGACAGTGTTTTGCTCGTGCGCCCTCTGCACACAGTGAATAAAAGACGACAACTCAGCcgttgtgtttattttgaaaaacttAGCGAAAAAGCCTTCCGCCTATTCTTCTGACAGCAATTAGTGGcatgtttaaaatatatatgtgtAGACAAAAACGCCGCGAGGTAATGGGTACTCATAATCTGACTACCAGCACCGCCAGGCCTGTTAAAACcgttttgtttggttttctaaaacaagcttttattttccagAGCCAGAACGAACCGGATATGCTAGTTATTTTTCGCCACTAACAGAGAAGTGACGTCGATATGCGGACTGTGCGTTTGCTGTCGTTGTTGTCAGTCAGGAATTTTTACCACATCGTGATCACCTTCATTTTATATATACGTTGAATCTCAAACATGACACACGAGGGAGACGGAACCCCCCAGTTTTATATCTGCAAATGTTTCACGACTGACAATATTTTCTTGAAGAACTATAAGATCCATGTCCGCTTTGTATCCGAGCAGCAGTTCAGACTGGACTATCAGTCGGTGCGTATCTGCATATGAAGCAGGACCAACATTGGGAATGTGTCGTTTTTAACCCAAACCTGctgtatgtttattatttacacaGATGCTTCGAACGCTGGGCTGCGTCACAGAGCAACagtttgatgatgtcatcaacgAGGTAACGCGACAGTAagctgcgtttgtgtgtatgaTCGTCAAAGCAAACGGTGCTGTAGTGGGAAATGAAGTATTAGTGCAAGGTGATTCGCGGCCACTTGTGATCTTTGAGTGTgttcaaaacaaaaatcatgttccaatcaaatcaaatcattgACGTGTTTTAGATGCAAATAATCTAAGTGACTATGATGACtataatgatgtacagtatagtcATCAGGGCTATGATGTATGGTTACTAAAAATGTCATATTTAGAAATTAACACATTAAATGCAACCTTTGTAAATGTGTAATATGATTGTAGCATTCTGTGAACATGTTAACAGAGTTACTGATCAAATAGTAATGATTTATGAATGATGACAAATAATAAAGTTATGATCGCTAGATAATACTTTTTCGGTTGTATGTTAATAAGATAACTAAGCTGCTTTATCGCTGCTTGTTTGGTAGAACTGTACAACTGTTTTGTTTAGATTTCACAGGAAGTAAACAGACGAAGACTTCTCAGTGTGACGTCTGCTGAGAGAGTTGCTTCTATAAAAGTCATTTATCAGCCCCTTCATAGTAATGTCTACTGTCTGCAGGTACTGACTCCACCAGtttaataacattattaataaaaataaataataaaataaaataaaaaatattatctCTGAGAAACACTTGACTCACAAACTCTCTTCAGGAAACCTACCTTGCTCCAAAGTTCAAGAAGATTGTCGAGTATTGTCGACACAGCAGTGCTAGTAGAGATGGACTCTTAGACTTgttggaggaagcagcaggtgagctgaaatgtatctTTATTAGAATCCAGTGTTCAAGTAAGAAGGAGTAACTCACTCACAGATtcgcaacacaaaaacaagtgtATGTAATAAGTCTTATAAGGGTTTTTGTAATGTTTAAACTTataatgttaaaaatgtaaaatgaaaagtcaGATCTCTTTTAAAATCtctcttttaaaatgaaagctttttaAGCCTTACATATAATAGTATATCGTAATTACATTTATTGATGAATATTGTTGGTGAGATTTAAATACTCACTAGTTGCAGCACTAATCATCAACACAAGTAGaagtaaaagtattttttttaatataaattaatatattCTCATCTGTCTGTTGTAGCTCACAGGGTTTATCGCTTCCCCGTGTTTGAGAAATGGTTCTGTGAAGAGCTGTTGGAGGAGCTGGAACATTTTGAGACGTCTTCAGCCCCTAAAGGTAGACCCAACACCATGAACCATTATGGGGTAATGTATCCACTTCTACTGCCTGAAAGTCTCACAATTTAATCACGGTGCAGACATTCATCTGTATTGTGttgtgacttttatttttcGTGGTCATGGAAGGTCAGTGAATGACACACTGTGAATACATCACGTCTAAGTTTGATTAACCACGATCACTTTTTACTTGACCTTTTCTAGATCCTCCTGAACGAACTAGGCTTTGATGAGGGTTTCCTCACACCGTTACGTGAGCAGTACCTGCGTCCGCTCACCTCCTTGCTCTATCCAGACTGTGGGGGGTGCTGTCTTGACAGTCACAAGGCCTTTGTGGTCAAATATGACATGAATGAAGCCCTTGACCTGAGTTACCACTATGACAATGCAGAGGTGACTCTGAACGTGTCTCTGGGCAAGGACTTCACAGATGGCAACCTTTATTTTGGAGATATGAGACAGGTGACTGTATGGCTTTACTGTTCTAATACCCTACAAAAGCAAAGCTGGTATTGTTACACTCATAGCCACCAACAGTACTAGggcagtgtttttctttgttgttttagtGCAGGGTTTTATCCAGTGATTATCTGACAAAATGCTCAGCCTTTACGATTGAAATAGATAAAGTACTGGTTTAGATGCTAGAATATACGAATGTAGGAGTGTGTGGTCGTTACTTCTTTACAAACAATGACAGAAGACTGGAGGctaaaaaaatgtttcaaagGCTCTAATTCAAACATAGGACTTTAcaagatgtttttttctgaacctCTGTTTAAGAATGTGCCAATTTTTGTGTCATAAAGAAATATTCAAGTCAGGGTAAGACTAATAATTCAGCAAAATTCTATTTGTTATTGCTTTTGTCCACAgatttttaactttttatagAAAGCTATTAGGAGacaatcataaaataataaGTGTGAAACAGTGTGGataatttatttctatttcaaaTGTAGGCAGTCTGTACACCCCACATGAAACTACCCAATTATTCAACAGgtggttttgtgttgttgccCCCTGCAGGTGCCTTTAAGTGAGACAGAATGTTCGGAGGTTGAACACAATGTAACAGAGGGCCTTCTCCATCGGGGCCAGCACATGCATGGGGCCCTGCCCATCTCCTCTGGCCAGCGGTGGAACCTCATCATCTGGATGCGAGCGTCGAAGGAACGCAACAAACTGTGTCCCATGTGCAACACAAGGCCGACGCTGTTGGAGGCAGAGGGCTTTGCTGACGGGTTCACCAAACAGTCTGAGGAGCTACCAAATGTTTCCTGTGTGCTGACGTGACCTGTCCAGCTGCAGTTGTACAGGCTGTTATTTATAACACTGTCGTAGACTGACGTGGACGTTCCTGTCTACTGATTGATTCTACTGATTTGATTGGGGCTTAGATAACCAAGACTACACCAGGCAGAAGTCCTTAAATAGAAAGAATTCCAAAAGACATACTTTGAAGAATTTCTCATTTGTTGGCTGTATTAATAGTAGCAGTGATTTATTAGATACAGTgagtttaactttatttatttattttgtattactTTACAATTCTAGTATCTAGTCTCATGTTAGTACTATCTTAAATTGCAgtattattaaataatattaaattgCATTACACTTGGCCGTTACCCAAACCACTGCTAAACCTGATGAACTGCATCTAGTGATGTCACATAGGTTCAGCTTCGGTATAGGCCACATACTGCCATAGTGTACCTGAATCTCTGAACTgcctggtggtggtgatgtAAGCATCGTAGATGCAGAAATAACACTTATGGTGCATTGGTTTGAAACTGTTAAATACCAGAACATCACAAAATAATTTGGAATAATGTAATTTTAATTACGTAAATTAAACACATTgtgcattttatgttttatgtcatATGAATGTTGTGTTACAGCAATGTCTTTGAGTAGATACATTAGCATGCGCACTAGGCGGAGTTCACATAATAAATGAAGCATCTGCAGCATGACCAGAACATCAGGGTTTTtggttgtttctttttgttccaGGTTACTGGTTAGTACAGAGCAAAAGCAGGGAAAGAGCTTATGCTGTGGGACTGAGACACTACAGCCAAAACCATCAGAACAACACAAATATGCAAAGGCTAATACAAAGTTAAAGATATTGCTTAGTGCAGACTTTCATCATTGTGGTCATTTGTCTGGATATCCATACCCTTGAAAaattacctacagtacatttttGCATTGTACTGCattaaaatgaattgaaatgTGTCGTAAGTAATTACAGTAACAGTACTATATTGTCAACAAATAAAGAAATCAAACATATATATTTTCTCTTTCCTTACGgttatttacaataaataattatattcaGTTTTCCATATACCATGTACAGCAACATTTATCCAACAGTGCAGTTGTTTTAAAGTAGATACATTTAGCAAATACATTTTAAGTGCTTTGACTGCATTAGTCCCAAAAAGTCAGTCTGGTGTCAGTTTACACACAGCTGTCGGGCTGTGCCACCCTATACTGTGTCTTGATGAGCCCTGTCTGCATTCCGTAGCCAAGGCCACACAAGGTTGTGTGCAGTTCTGTCAGCAAGACATTAGCTTGTGTCTAATCTTCATAACGTGGTCTCACTGCTCATGTCCCGAGGACGATGGGGGTCAATGTCTGAGTCATAGTCTGATTCCATCTCAATCTTGACCTGGGGCACAGGACAGGCCAACCCTCTGGCCATAGGCATCGCCGGAGATGATGGACAGGAGATCTTCAGGTGGAGAGTGATGCTGAGGAGTGCAAGCTCTAGTTATCATACACATGGACCGCCAAAGACACTGAGGGGTGATCAGGCAAAGGAACAGGCCATGAAGGCCATGAAGCATTATGGCCCAAACTAAAACCTACAACATCTCATATCAGTGATGAGCAGCCACAGAAGAAAAGCATTACTTTCTAATAATAGTTTATCATTCGACTTGGGTCTATTTAAATCCATTTAGTTAGTGGATGCAGTGATGCACAGACAAGAAACTCAGCTTAATAGATTCAGTCTGAGCAAAATTTGTCCTGTCCCAACTGCCAAAACGGTTggcaaaatataaaaacataaaaaaattattttcacggctgaaatttatttatttattttattatactatatattttattttttaagaaaaCTGATGTTTTTGGTGTAAACCTACACTGAATAACATCCTACAAATCAAGTCAATTTTATCAATAATTACTGTCATTTCCAAACCATGCCTCTTTCAAAGCAATGCAGACACTAGGGGTATTTTGAACCTTCAAACCTCCAGCAAAACCAAAACAGTCCATTGAAGTAATTTTGATTAAATGTCTAGCAAAGTGAGTAAAGGCTGCACCGCTATGGAAAACATTTTCAGTGAACAGCTCAAAGTGAGGGTACAGAGAAAGACAACTGGGCTTTAAAACAGTGGatgaaaaagaaacaaccaAAATGATGATGCTTGTTGCATGTGAATGATTATACACTTTAACTGATCTACGTGATTTAAATGTGCATTAGATGTACAACACATTATTTCAGTTCTGCATTACATTAATCTACACAACAAACTTTTAAAcatacaaaatgaaaaacatgagtTTAAACGTACAACTTTTCACCTCAGTGAGTGTATTTTGGCCACAGCCAGGGAATGAAAAACTGtaacatatgtacagtacagtttacATTCTGTGAGGTGTTTAATGTACAGCAGATTGAGTAGGAGCATGAGTGTACGATTTACAACATTTCCATGATCTGCATTGCCTTAAAGAGCATGGAGAGGAGACTGTGCCCTGAAGGGACACTGGTCTGGTAAAGAATGTCTCCAGTTGTGGATAAAGACGTGATAGCGTATAATGTattccaaaaaaataaaaataattgaacTAATTGAAACTAATTGAACTGATCAGAACTAAATGTAAAAAGAACTAAATGTTTACATACACAAGAATACAaaaggttgtgtttgtgtattaagGAGCACTCTGTGTAGCAGCAGGCTGACAGCGAGCTCCCCATTCAGACTGGGAAATATCTGGGTGTACAAGATCTTTGTAGGGGATGTGTAGTTTGAGAACACAGTACCTGCGATCTAAATCCGACTCTGAGCTGGGTGAGTGGTTGGAGTAGGCTTGGTATTTGTCCTGTAGTCAAACGCACACAATAAACATTATCGTCAGAAACTGGGCAATAATCGACTATCCCACTAGGGGGCACCAGAGGTCTAAAGGTTTTACCTCTTCCACGCTGTCGTCTGACTTTGGTTTCTTCTTGTCCTTTCCCTTCTTCTTGTCATcgtctgtcttcttcttctctttttcagGCAGTAAGTCATCTAGCCAGGCCAGATCATGCTGGGAGAAGACCATGTCAAGCATCTTTCGGACCACCATCAGACCCAGGATCTGGAGGTTTTGCACAGATGTACACTGACATACAGCCTGATTCTAGGCCCCATTAACATTCATCTTATGTCTGAGCTATGGTCTGCATATGATATAGCTGGGTGGCATTTGTAAAGGACATTAGCATGAATCACTGGTATACCTGATGAACTCAGATCagttcatattttatatttacaccCAGTAAAACTGACACTAATGTTATCATGAGAAAGGGCTGCTTACATCACCATAATATACATTATGAGTATTTCTATAGAttttagtgtgtattgtgttatatAGGAGCACCTTTCTGACAGCTCCCACAGAGCTTAGCTTTCATGTGTTCTGCAACGACATTGCATTCAGTAGCTAAATGAAGTGTCTTTGTCCTGCAGTCAGGTTGTTCACGTACCATGACAGGGAAGATGATAGCCATGAACGTGGATTTGAGGACCCAGAGCACAGCCAGACACATGATCTGGATCAGAGTGAACAGGTGTATCCTCCTCAGAGGAACGTGGCGCAGGTAAGAGTAGTCTGGCTGGTGCTTGGATGGCATCATATACAATTTAATCCTGTCCCAGAACTGTGGAAAACAAGCTAAAATCTGAGTGACAAAGGTTAATTACGTACAGACCTGTTGTGTAAATGATTCGAAATGATGAATGATTTGTTTTAATAGAGATTTGTGTGAGTTTTAGTTCGGCTTGGATGTGCAGTGCTTCAAAGAAACGTTGTTCAGGAGCACCTGCTACAGTAGATCATGAGCTTCCAAGGCTCAGACGCCTGGGAAACATATCtgaattcaaatgaaagcttcAACCATTTGGAGTATATATAAAAGCTTTGGCTCTTTGGAAAGGAGTAGTTTTTACCACAGCTGTCAGATTTACTGTAGACCTAAACGGtacactgtagaacacagagaaagaaaaaatctCCACCCTGCCTGGATTTTTCCCCTAAATACAATCAAGTATCACCcatataaagaaataaatcaaatagtgttaaaaaacaatatatGGGACCTATATCttataaatgtataatatttcATTCTGCTCCCCCCACTCCGCCTGGGCCCTGTAACCCTAATAGCTCTGGCCTGCATCAATTTACAGACGCCAGAGAGGGTtcaaataaaagcttgtagAAGGCTGTAGAATGACCCTATAATGATATATTAGCGTTCACTGTAACCTAGAAGCTTACATGTAACAATCTGGGACAATAATTCATACttaggaaagagcaggcttcactttctGGCCTTTTGACCTGACTGGAGACAGTTGTCTGagcgccccctccccctcctgtcGCATATCTACGCATTCTGTGCAGTCTCACATGCACTACGGCTTTTCATACAGCACTTACTGTAGTGATACTGCATGCCTGGAAGTGGGGGAGAGGTGATTCTCAAGAACTTGAAGATGATTGGCCAGGGGTAACCCTGGTTACCGCATACTTGGGCATTTTCCAGCGTGCTGGGCCTCATTTGAAACCTAAAGTTTACAGCCTCCATCTTTGATCCTCTGTTTTAGTTTCGGTTTTAAATTTAGCAAGTTATGGCTGTCAGAAGTGGAAGACAATTATTTTTCACCCAGGAGTTGGAGTAGAACACTTTTCGGACCATTGTGGATATACCATGTTTTGGTGCGAAAcgctttattacattacattcgCTAGAGAATGAGACCACACACGCGACGTGAATGAGTGGTTCAGAGGTCGTCAAAAGTGATGGAAGATTAATGGATTTAATGCTATTGTTTTTTGAGCATTTGGTGACTgtgctgtgattgttgttgctggtCCACTGTTTGCTTGAGGCAGGGGTGTCAAACCGTGGTTCTTCGAGGGCccctgtccctgctggttttccaactctccctgctgatcaccttgaacaggtgtgtcaaCACCTGATCTACATAATCAGCAGACTCTGGGGaaaggagagttggaaaaccagcaagggactggtttgagtttgacacccctggctTAAGGTGTTCTAACTCTTATCTCTTAGATTCTCTTTTTATCTGTGCCGCTGAAAATcagggttattattattatacatcaTTAATGTAAATAAACTGTGCATTTCAAGCCTTTTGGTTCTGTTTTAATGAAGGGGTCAGAAACAATGTTGGCCAAAATGTCTCACCATAGTAATTaagtttattataataaatgacaTCAACAGCTGACACACATCCTACCTGGATTCCATTGAGGGAGGCTACACCCATGTAGAGAAAAACACCGTAGAGCACAGGCATAGGTATGAACTACAAATGATGAAAAGGACAGAAAACATGATCATGTTTTGGCAGTAAACAAGCTGGGATACATATATAAAGGCCTGCAGTGTTTAATAAGTGTTCTTATAACTACCTAAAAAAGTACAATAAGAAACAGTTGTTACACCAActcatttatgtattttaattttcattcaCATGAAAATATTGTCCACTTCAGGAACTAGAGATTGTTTATTAAAACTGAACTTCCTTGTCAGATATTGAAATGAGGTTTACTTGCTGTAATTAATTCTCTGGTCACAGACAGCAAATTTAATTTAGTTAGTTACTTTGGGATTTCTCTGATAGATGTATTTTGTTGATAccttcctgtctctccacaTTTTTCCCacctttataaataaatataatacatttaaaaataaatacaataattgtATTACAGCTTTCAACTGCCTCTGTCCAAATTGTAATATTCATCTGATTCAAACGTTACTGTACAGAAAATATCTTCCCTTCGTGTATGGAATGCCgtcatgtgtgttttttaatgacATATTGTCTATGATGGAAATAAATGTTAGAGCAACAGCACGACAACAATACAAGTACACAGACAACACTTAACGCTAAGGGTACACGTCGTACCTTTAGTATTGGTGCAAGAAAGATGGACACtccagtcagaacaaacaccaTAATCCCTGTAACTCTTTGTTCTCTGGAAACAAAACATTGATGAAAATACAtcaaattataaaaatataaagtgtCAGTTTTACAGAGTTTCTTATTGTTTTTAACTGCCGAGTGTATCTGCGTTTTTATGACACCCCCAGGAGCAGCCTGAAGGGattatttcctctttatttgCGTGGACTCACCTGACTCCAAGGAACTGAGGTTGCTCTCCAGGAGCACTTGACTCACTTTCCATCTTTAGAGAGTCAATGTGGGCAATGGAGATGACAGTGGCAGCGACGTACCAAGGCAGGCCAATGAAGGAACAGACAGCCATGAGGACACCAACCCAGAGGAGATCTAGGTGGTAGCCACACCCTTTCTGTCAAGTTAACCACACACAAATGATTCT
Above is a window of Betta splendens chromosome 9, fBetSpl5.4, whole genome shotgun sequence DNA encoding:
- the ogfod2 gene encoding 2-oxoglutarate and iron-dependent oxygenase domain-containing protein 2, whose translation is MTHEGDGTPQFYICKCFTTDNIFLKNYKIHVRFVSEQQFRLDYQSMLRTLGCVTEQQFDDVINEISQEVNRRRLLSVTSAERVASIKVIYQPLHSNVYCLQETYLAPKFKKIVEYCRHSSASRDGLLDLLEEAAAHRVYRFPVFEKWFCEELLEELEHFETSSAPKGRPNTMNHYGILLNELGFDEGFLTPLREQYLRPLTSLLYPDCGGCCLDSHKAFVVKYDMNEALDLSYHYDNAEVTLNVSLGKDFTDGNLYFGDMRQVPLSETECSEVEHNVTEGLLHRGQHMHGALPISSGQRWNLIIWMRASKERNKLCPMCNTRPTLLEAEGFADGFTKQSEELPNVSCVLT
- the zgc:113436 gene encoding gypsy retrotransposon integrase-like protein 1, with translation MLSAESLLVAEEEVVESSSNKLGDIYTFVSKGCFPQTMNPLRKKNLKRYAQRFIIDEGKLYYVGPKKEEKREVVIEAERKRQIFLDCHFNDIGHHLGQKKTVHRIQSKYYWLGIIKDVVDWIKVCETCQRTERSKSLARMVRPIKVDAPWDIIGIDIIGPVAETQQGNAYVTVIIDYFSKWPEAFPLQKTDALSVTRCISKCIYKFGAPKSIVCTQNADFCDEVTRLLRDRWSIVQKISSVDQLQLNPLHDCTGPLLKEAIVQMIAEKQAEWDDFLEPVLFLFRTSTNPTTKFTPYSLMFNRKANLPNETMLSPLNYDDQGQDMYSTKEKATACMSIMQEQQNSVKQLVLANMNAAYKQEKKRNIKCRRHKRPFTTFNIADPLFSTGDSPSSKKMKDSLYLSFPVETVLATEHRSSDETKTALGYQLAESDVH